The Pempheris klunzingeri isolate RE-2024b chromosome 1, fPemKlu1.hap1, whole genome shotgun sequence genome includes a region encoding these proteins:
- the LOC139204882 gene encoding retinoblastoma-like protein 2 — MATEPQGNLGKLRFGPSDHLVAMFRACSVDSTEAIKVRLKSLLHTFVQHHKHNAGDGKTMELAVKCCCEAGIWYYRILEKLGSGEKERLGVTDISFILENDLIQVCLVTCSLEIAISSNRLPCDFPLLLHILKVPPYHFWRVIELVLRAEAGVPRAVVRHLARAEYVVLESLAWTSDSPLWEDIRANEGHLPTCQQVMLPAQLEEPQLDGHPPGAGLSVRSDQQWPPPAGNRPHRNKPLPLFARKVYHLMARRLTELCSTLDISEELRLRIWTCFEFSLVHCTDLMVDRHLDQLLMCAIYIVPKVTNVEIRFKHIMKCYRSQPMTCKDVCKNVLISRRDTQNPFDGNTDNGEHSGEILTPNTPSAHYPGTCQEERGNLIYFYNQVYSAKMEHFALQFAPTPEGQTPPLSPYPQLWRAPPCRRRLSPTRSPQGLRDTSNVIWTGRTPPSPSHLVSLEREEEEEEEDGPPAKRIRLDDQSAWLRRLQSVVNERVARRGQDQNQDQNQDQNQNQGQGQGQGQGQGQGQGQNQGQEQSQGQRPDQNQDQEQSQGQRPDQNQDQEQSQGQEQNQHQHQEGVASLCSCF, encoded by the exons atggcaaccgaGCCTCAGGGCAACCTGGGGAAGCTGAGGTTTGGTCCCAGTGACCACCTGGTAGCCATGTTCAG GGCCTGCTCCGTGGATTCGACCGAGGCCATTAAAGTCCGCCTGAAATCTCTGCTGCACACGTTTGTGCAGCACCACAAGCACAACGCAGGCGACGGGAAGACCATGG AGTTGGCAGTGAAGTGCTGCTGTGAAGCCGGCATCTGGTACTACAGGATTCTGGAGAAGCTCGGCAGTGGGGAGAAGGAGAGGCTGGGTGTCACTGACATCTCA TTCATCTTAGAGAATGACCTCATCCAGGTGTGTCTGGTCACCTGCTCTCTGGAGATCGCCATATCCTCCAACCGTCTACCATGTGACTTCcctctgctccttcacatcCTAAAAGTGCCACCGTACCACTTCTGGAGG GTGATCGAGCTGGTGCTGCGGGCTGAGGCGGGCGTGCCTCGCGCTGTGGTCAGACACCTCGCCCGAGCAGAGTACGTAGTTCTGGAGAGCTTGGCCTGGACCAGCGACTCACCGCTGTGGGAAGACATCAGGGCCAACGAGGGCCATCTGCCCACCTGCCAACAG GTGATGCTTCCTGCACAGCTGGAAGAGCCACAGCTGGACGGACACCCCCCAGGAG CGGGTCTCTCTGTTCGCTCGGACCAGCAGTGGCCCCCCCCAGCTGGAAACAGGCCTCACAGAAACAAACCCCTCCCCCTGTTCGCCCGCAAG GTTTACCACTTGATGGCGAGGCGTCTGACGGAGCTCTGCTCCACTCTGGACATTTCGGAGGAGCTGCGGCTCAGGATCTGGACCTGCTTCGAGTTCTCTCTGGTCCACTGCACGGACCTCATGGTGGACCGGCACCTGGACCAGCTGCTCATGTGTGCCATCTACATCGTGCCGAAG GTTACCAACGTGGAGATTCGCTTCAAGCACATCATGAAGTGCTACAGGTCGCAGCCAATGACCTGCAAAGAT GTCTGCAAAAATGTGCTGATTTCCAGACGAGACACCCAGAATCCCTTCGATGGAAACACCG ATAACGGAGAACACAGCGGTGAGATCCTGACCCCCAACACGCCATCAGCACACTATCCAGGAACTTGTCAGGAGGAGAGGGGCAACCTTATTTACTTCTACAACCAGGTCTACAGCGCAAAGATGGAGCACTTTGCCCTGCAGTTTGCTCCGACCCCTGAA GGACAAACTCCTCCCTTGTCTCCATACCCCCAACTGTGGAGAGCGCCCCCATGCAGACGCAGACTGTCCCCCACCCGCTCCCCACAG GGTCTGCGTGACACCAGTAACGTGATCTGGACGGGCAGGACCCCCCCCAGTCCCTCCCACCTGGTGTCactggaaagagaggaggaggaggaggaggaagatggtcCTCCAGCAAAGAGGATTCGTTTGGATGATCAGTCAGCCTGGCTGAGGAGACTGCAGAGTGTGGTGAATGAACGTGTGGCAAGAAGGGGCCaagaccagaaccaggaccagaaccaggaccagaaccagaaccagggccagggccagggccagggccagggccagggccagggccagggccagaACCAGGGCCAGGAGCAGAGCCAGGGCCAGAGACCGGACcaaaaccaggaccaggagcAGAGCCAGGGCCAGAGACCGGACcaaaaccaggaccaggagcAGAGCCAGGGCCAGGAGCAgaaccagcaccagcaccaggaGGGTGTGGCCTCACTCTGCTCCTGTTTCTGA